The following are from one region of the Myotis daubentonii chromosome 2, mMyoDau2.1, whole genome shotgun sequence genome:
- the CNOT7 gene encoding CCR4-NOT transcription complex subunit 7 isoform X3: MLLWEDMYAQDSIELLTTSGIQFKKHEEEGIETQYFAELLMTSGVVLCEGVKWLSFHSGYDFGYLIKILTNSNLPEEELDFFEILRLFFPVIYDVKYLMKSCKNLKGGLQEVAEQLELERIGPQHQAGSDSLLTGMAFFKMREMFFEDHIDDAKYCGHLYGLGSGSSYVQNGTGNAYEEEANKQS; the protein is encoded by the exons atgttGCTATG GGAGGACATGTATGCCCAAGACTCTATAGAGCTACTAACAACATCTGGTATCCAGTTTAAAAAGCATGAGGAGGAAGGAATTGAGACCCAGTACTTTGCAGAACTTCTTATGACATCGGGAGTGGTCCTCTGTGAAGGGGTCAAATGGTTGTCATTTCATAG TGGTTATGACTTTGGCTACTTAATCAAAATCCTGACCAATTCTAACTTGCCTGAAGAAGAGCTTGACTTCTTCGAGATCCTTCGATTGTTTTTTCCCGTCATTTATGATGTGAAGTACCTCATGAAGAGCTGCAAAAACCTCAAA GGCGGTTTACAGGAAGTTGCGGAACAGTTAGAGCTGGAACGGATAGGACCACAACATCAGGCAGGGTCTGATTCATTGCTCACAGGAATGGCCTTTTTCAAAATGAGAGAA ATGTTCTTTGAAGATCATATTGATGATGCCAAATATTGTGGTCATTTGTATGGCCTTGGTTCTGGTTCATCCTATGTACAGAATGGCACAGGGAATGCATATGAAGAGGAAGCCAACAAGCAGTCATGA
- the CNOT7 gene encoding CCR4-NOT transcription complex subunit 7 isoform X2, which yields MPAATVDHSQRICEVWACNLDEEMKKIRQVIRKYNYVAMDTEFPGVVARPIGEFRSNADYQYQLLRCNVDLLKIIQLGLTFMNEQGEYPPGTSTWQFNFKFNLTGYDFGYLIKILTNSNLPEEELDFFEILRLFFPVIYDVKYLMKSCKNLKGGLQEVAEQLELERIGPQHQAGSDSLLTGMAFFKMREMFFEDHIDDAKYCGHLYGLGSGSSYVQNGTGNAYEEEANKQS from the exons ATGCCAGCAGCAACGGTAGATCATAGCCAAAGAATCTGTGAAGTTTGGGCTTGCAACCTGGATGAAGAGATGAAGAAAATTCGTCAAgttattagaaaatataattatgttGCTATG GACACCGAGTTTCCAGGTGTGGTTGCAAGACCTATTGGAGAATTCAGGAGCAATGCTGACTATCAGTACCAACTATTACGGTGTAATGTAGACTTGTTAAAGATAATTCAGCTAGGACTGACATTTATGAATGAGCAAGGAGAATACCCTCCAGGAACTTCAACTTGgcagtttaattttaaatttaatttgac TGGTTATGACTTTGGCTACTTAATCAAAATCCTGACCAATTCTAACTTGCCTGAAGAAGAGCTTGACTTCTTCGAGATCCTTCGATTGTTTTTTCCCGTCATTTATGATGTGAAGTACCTCATGAAGAGCTGCAAAAACCTCAAA GGCGGTTTACAGGAAGTTGCGGAACAGTTAGAGCTGGAACGGATAGGACCACAACATCAGGCAGGGTCTGATTCATTGCTCACAGGAATGGCCTTTTTCAAAATGAGAGAA ATGTTCTTTGAAGATCATATTGATGATGCCAAATATTGTGGTCATTTGTATGGCCTTGGTTCTGGTTCATCCTATGTACAGAATGGCACAGGGAATGCATATGAAGAGGAAGCCAACAAGCAGTCATGA
- the CNOT7 gene encoding CCR4-NOT transcription complex subunit 7 isoform X1 — translation MPAATVDHSQRICEVWACNLDEEMKKIRQVIRKYNYVAMDTEFPGVVARPIGEFRSNADYQYQLLRCNVDLLKIIQLGLTFMNEQGEYPPGTSTWQFNFKFNLTEDMYAQDSIELLTTSGIQFKKHEEEGIETQYFAELLMTSGVVLCEGVKWLSFHSGYDFGYLIKILTNSNLPEEELDFFEILRLFFPVIYDVKYLMKSCKNLKGGLQEVAEQLELERIGPQHQAGSDSLLTGMAFFKMREMFFEDHIDDAKYCGHLYGLGSGSSYVQNGTGNAYEEEANKQS, via the exons ATGCCAGCAGCAACGGTAGATCATAGCCAAAGAATCTGTGAAGTTTGGGCTTGCAACCTGGATGAAGAGATGAAGAAAATTCGTCAAgttattagaaaatataattatgttGCTATG GACACCGAGTTTCCAGGTGTGGTTGCAAGACCTATTGGAGAATTCAGGAGCAATGCTGACTATCAGTACCAACTATTACGGTGTAATGTAGACTTGTTAAAGATAATTCAGCTAGGACTGACATTTATGAATGAGCAAGGAGAATACCCTCCAGGAACTTCAACTTGgcagtttaattttaaatttaatttgac GGAGGACATGTATGCCCAAGACTCTATAGAGCTACTAACAACATCTGGTATCCAGTTTAAAAAGCATGAGGAGGAAGGAATTGAGACCCAGTACTTTGCAGAACTTCTTATGACATCGGGAGTGGTCCTCTGTGAAGGGGTCAAATGGTTGTCATTTCATAG TGGTTATGACTTTGGCTACTTAATCAAAATCCTGACCAATTCTAACTTGCCTGAAGAAGAGCTTGACTTCTTCGAGATCCTTCGATTGTTTTTTCCCGTCATTTATGATGTGAAGTACCTCATGAAGAGCTGCAAAAACCTCAAA GGCGGTTTACAGGAAGTTGCGGAACAGTTAGAGCTGGAACGGATAGGACCACAACATCAGGCAGGGTCTGATTCATTGCTCACAGGAATGGCCTTTTTCAAAATGAGAGAA ATGTTCTTTGAAGATCATATTGATGATGCCAAATATTGTGGTCATTTGTATGGCCTTGGTTCTGGTTCATCCTATGTACAGAATGGCACAGGGAATGCATATGAAGAGGAAGCCAACAAGCAGTCATGA